A part of Liolophura sinensis isolate JHLJ2023 chromosome 1, CUHK_Ljap_v2, whole genome shotgun sequence genomic DNA contains:
- the LOC135461602 gene encoding uncharacterized protein LOC135461602 has translation MSANNGCSGTLLLLWFCLRMIPGRCSSVVTDHAHSPDCPTSCRAHQFCDPIEQRCSPCSPRVCQLKLAEGNCHPFCTDYRVRFAEENGSSWESVMAKVCKSRVPVITVTVLQLVSLLLILTLLVSVMIFYLRYRALLGKFRKPKNASVEVTQVAKRNNLDIEMSILRCKGGYNKDSVCSPRAPTSQTPTMPQTSPARQTPPTPQTSATPQTSATPQTFLTSEFGSVQPQRCNCDEVSSRWDTDTWRGMHYGNRVFRNPDPVDPGQIDSSLLESRSLLTGCFIQPSPLSQDM, from the exons ATGTCTGCGAACAACGGGTGCTCGGGTACGCTTctgttgctctggttttgtcTGAGGATGATTCCAGGGAGGTGTAGTTCGGTCGTCACCGACCACGCCCATAGCCCCGACTGTCCTACATCCTGTAGGGCTCATCAGTTCTGCGACCCCATAGAGCAGCGTTGTAGCCCTTGCTCTCCACGCGTGTGTCAACTGAAGCTCGCAGAGGGAAACTGTCACCCATTCTGTACAG atTATCGTGTTCGCTTTGCCGAAGAAAATGGATCCTCCTGGGAATCAG TGATGGCGAAGGTGTGCAAGTCTCGTGTCCCTGTAATCACCGTGACAGTGTTACAACTAGTGAGTCTGCTGTTGATACTGACGCTGCTCGTCTCCGTGATGATATTTTATCTGCGGTACAGAGCACTACTGGGAAAGTTTAGGAAACCCAAAAACGCCAGCGTGGAGGTGACACAGGTGGCGAAGAGAAACAACCTGGACATAGAGATGTCAATCCTGAGATGTAAGGGCGGATACAACAAGGACAGCGTATGCTCGCCGAGGGCCCCGACGTCACAGACGCCCACAATGCCACAGACGTCCCCAGCTCGACAGACGCCCCCGACGCCACAGACGTCAGCGACACCACAGACGTCAGCGACACCACAGACGTTCCTGACGTCAGAGTTCGGTAGCGTGCAGCCCCAGAGGTGTAACTGTGATGAAGTGTCCAGTCGTTGGGATACGGACACTTGGAGAGGAATGCACTACGGCAATAGGGTGTTCAGGAACCCCGACCCGGTGGATCCAGGCCAGATTGATTCCTCCTTGTTGGAAAGTCGATCCCTGCTGACTGGTTGCTTCATACAGCCGTCCCCGCTTTCTCAGGACATGTAA